The Mesorhizobium sp. AR02 genomic interval AAGCCGGAATTCGCCAACTCGGTGGCTCTTGCCGGTGATCCGCGCGCCTCGAACCAGGCCATCCAGGCGGTTTATGCCGCCGGCCTGTCGTCGGGTGCGGCTGCTGGCGAAGCCGCCGGCACCGCTGGCCTCGACTTCTTCAAGAAGCTCAACGCCGCCGGCAATTTCGTGCCGGTCATCGGCAAGGCCGCGACGCTCGCCCAGGGTCAGACCCCGATCCTCGTCACCTGGGATTACAACGCGCTCGCTGGCCGCGACACGCTGAAGGGCAACCCGCCCGTCGACGTCGTCGTGCCGAAGACCGGTGTCGTCGCCGGTGTCTACGTGCAGGCGATCAGCGCATACGCGCCGCATCCGAACGCGGCCAAGCTCTGGCTGGAATACCTGTACTCCGACGAAGGCCAGATCGCCTGGCTGAAGGGCTATTGCCATCCGATCCGCTTCAACGATCTCGCCAAGAACGGCAAGATCCCGGCGGACGTGCTGGCCAAGCTGCCGCCGGCTGAGTCCTATGCGGCCGCGGTGTTCCCGACGCTCGACGAGCAGGGCAAGGCCAAGGAAGCCATCACCAAGAACTGGGACGCCGTTGTCGGCGCCAACGTCAAGTAACACTTGAAATCCACCGGGCGGTCGCGAGGCCGCCCGGCCCTCCCTCGAAGACGGTAGCCGGCGCATGACCGATCTCTCATTTTCCGATCACGCTGTTGCCGGCAAGACCGCGCCTCCCGCCGAGGCGCGCAGCCTGAGGCTGCCGACGCAATGGCTCGGTGTCGCGCCATTCTTCATCTTCGCCATCATGTTCCTGATCCTGCCCACGCTCTACCTGATGCTGGGCGCGTTCCAGAACGATGCTGGCGAATTCACACTCGAAAACATAGTTGCATTGGCGCAGCCGTCGATCGTTGCCGCCTACTGGATTTCGATCAAGGTCAGCCTTGCTTCATCGCTGATTGGCGCTTTCGCGGGGCTGGCGATTGCCATCGCCATCGTGCGCGGCGGCCTGCCAGACTGGATACGCTCGGCGACACTGACGTTTTCCGGCGTCGCCTCGAATTTTGCCGGCGTCCCGCTGGCCTTCGCCTTCCTCGCCACACTTGGCCGGCTTGGCCTTGCGACGGTGATTCTGAACACGCTGTTCGGCCTCAACATCTATGCGCACGGTTTCAACATCCTGTCGTTCTGGGGCCTAACGCTGACCTATGTCTATTTCCAGATTCCGCTGATGGTGGTCATCATCGTGCCGGCCATCGACGGGCTGAAGAAGGAATGGGGCGAGGCCGCCGCAACGCTGGGCGCAACCATGGCGCAGTATTGGCGCATGGTCGTCATTCCGGTGATCTGGCCGAGCTTCCTCGGCACCGTGATCCTGTTGTTCGCCAATGCCTTTGGCGCCATCGCCACCGCCTATGCGCTGACCGGTTCGTCGCTCAACATCGTGCCGATCCTGCTCTATGCCCAGATCCGTGGCGACGTGCTGCACAATGCCCATCTTGGCTATGCCATCGCCTTCGGCATGATCCTCATTACCGGTCTTGCCAATGTCTTCTACATCTGGTTCCGCACCCGTTCCGAGAGGTGGCTCAAATGAAGGCTGGCAGGTTCTGGGCCTGGGTCGTCTTCGCGCTGGGCGCGGCCTATTTCTTCATCCCGCTGATCGCGACGGTGGAGTTCTCCATGCGCATGCGGCGCGGGGCCTATTCCTTTGATGCCTACAAGGTCGTGCTGGGTGACGCACGCTTTCAGGCGACGTTCGGCTATTCGGTGCTTGCCGCGGTCTTCACCATCATTCTTGGCGTGCTGATCGTGGTGCCGGCTGCGTACTGGATCCGGCTGCGCCTGCCGCAGTTGCGGCCGATCGTCGAGTTCATCACCTTGCTGCCGCTGGTCATCCCGGCCATCGTCATCGTGTTCGGCTACATCAGAATGTATGGCTCGAATTCGCCGTTGCCGTTCCTGGCGACCGACACCGGCACCAATACCTTGCTGGTCATCGGCTATGCGACACTGTCGTTGCCCTATATGTACCGTGCCGTCGACACCGGGCTTCGCACCATCGATGTGCGTACGCTGACGGAAGCGGCGCAGATCCTGGGCGCCGGCTGGTCGACGATCATCACTCGGGTTATCCTGCCCAATGTGCTGATCGCGGTGCTGTCGGGTGCGTTCCTGACCTTCGCGATCGTCATTGGCGAGTTCACCATGGCAAGCCTGCTCAACCGGCCGGCCTTCGGCCCCTATCTGCAGAACATTGGCGCCAACCGCGCCTATGAGCCGGCAGCACTTGCCATCATTGCCTTCGCCATCACCTGGGGTTGCATGTCGCTCATCCAGATCCTGTCCCGCTTCGCGCCGAAATCGGCGAACCGACCGAACTGATCGAAAGAACAACACCATGGCCGACCCGTTCCTCTCCATCCAGCATGTTCGAAAATCCTTCGGCGCCACCACGGTGGTGGAGGACTTCAACCTCGACGTCGAGCGTGGCGAATTCGTCTCTTTCCTCGGGCCATCCGGCTGTGGCAAGACAACGGTGCTGCGCATGGTCGCCGGCTTCGAGGAGCCGAGCGCCGGCAAGATCGTCGTTGGCGGCAAGGACATCACGCGGCTGAAGCCCAACCAGCGCAATGTCGGCATGGTGTTCCAGGCCTATGCGCTGTTTCCGAACCTGACCGTGGCGCAGAACATCGGCTTCGGCCTGAAGGTCGCCGGCATGCCCAAGGCGGACATCGACGCCCGCGTGGCCGAGATGCTCGGCATCATCAAGCTGCCGCAGATGGCGGACCGCTATCCCTACCAGCTCTCCGGTGGCCAGCAGCAGCGCATCGCGCTGGCGCGGGCGATCGCGCCGAAGCCTAAGCTGCTTTTGCTCGACGAGCCGCTGTCGGCGCTGGATGCCAAGGTGCGCGTGTCGCTGCGCGAGGAAATCCGTTCGATCCAGAAGAAGCTCGGCATCACCACCATCTTCGTCACGCATGACCAGGAAGAGGCGCTGTCGATCTCCGACCGCATCGCCGTCATGTATGGCGGCAAGGCCGAACAGGTCGGCACGCCGTTCGAGATCTACAACCGCCCGGCAACCAAATTCGTCGCCAATTTCGTCGGCACGCTGAATGTGCTCGAAGGCAAGGTCACCGATGCCGCGGCCGGCACGGTTCAGGTCAACACGCAGGAAGTCTCGCTCAAGGGCAAGCTCAACGGCTCGAAATCCGGCGACACGCTGTCGCTGGCGCTGCGGCCCGAGGCGATTTCACTTGGTCGCCAGCCGGGCCGTGACTCCAGCCTGACCGGGGAGATTTCCGAAGTGCACTTCCTCGGTTCGGTGATCCGTGTCCGCGTCGGCATCGGCGGCAACACGGTATCGCTCGATACGTTCAACAGCCCGGCGACACCGCCGCCCGCCGTCGGCGAGAAGGCCGAGATTTCGTTCTCGTCGGGCGATATGCTGGTGCTGCACTGATCTCGCTGGCGGCGAGTTCAGTGTTGGAATTTCAACGGTAGCGTCGTCAGGAATTAGCGATGCTGTTGCAGCCAGTTGGGGTGTTCGGTTGCGACGATCCCGACGCACAGCTGGACGCATTCGTTGCAAATGAAGGCTTCGGGACCAGCAATTGCAACACGTCTGCCCGGGGTTTCCCACAGAACGAGCAGTTCAGGTTCGGTACCCCAAGCTTCGATGCCATGGCGCGCGCCCTTCAAACCTCAGTAGAGGTAGGAAAGTCCCGGCAGGCATCAAGAAGGCCTCAAGCCGGTGCGATGAAGGCCTGCGATATCTCTTGAAAGACCGCCAGGGCTTCCATCCGCGTGGCGTGCGCGTCGAGCGCCGGAAAGTCGGTCAGCGATACGAGCCCCGGATGCGCCTCGCCGATGAAACGCAGCACGGCAGCAACCGCGATGTCGGCGTGGCCGATGTGGTCGCCAAACCAATACGGTGTCGACCGTTCGGCGCGATCGGCTTCCAGTACTGCAAGCACGGCCTCGATCTGCGTGCGGCAGCGCCCGGCCCAGAGGTCGGAGACTTTCTCGTGCAGCCGCTTCTCGTAAAACAGGCTCACCGCCTTGTCGCCGAGCCCCGTGGCCAGAGCCGAAACTTTCAGCGCCTGGTGGCGCGCGGGCTCCGTCGTCGGAAACATGCTTCGATCGGCCGGGACCAAACTGTCGAGATAGTCGAGCATCAAATGGCTTTCGATCAGCACCTCGCCATTGTCCAGCACCAGCGTCGGCACCCGTGTCAGCGGGTTATAGGGCCGAATCTTGTCGGCATCGCCGAAAGCCGACCACGGACGGTGCTCGAAGGCTATGCCATAGAGGGTCAGCGCGATGCCGACGCGGCGAACGAAAGGCGAGTCATATTGGCCAATGAGGATCATGCCAGTCTTGTAGGACAGCAGGAGGTTTGAGGCGTACTGCCAGAGGGCTTGAGTTTGATAGCCAATCAACCGCATTCTGCATGCTTGCGCAGGCAATCCCGTCTCACTGAAGTAACCGCCCATGGCCCTTTTCGAACTCACCCTTGTCCTGCTTTTGACGGCCGTTGCGTTGACGGCGCTGTCGCGACAGCTGGAGATCCCCTATCCGTCCCTGCTGGCCTTGGCCGGGGCAGGGATTGCCTTCGTGCCTGGCGCGCCAATGATCGAGATCGATCCGGAGCTGGCGCTTGCCCTGTTCATCGCGCCGGTGCTTCTCGACGCCGCCTATGACACCTCGCTGCGCGACCTGAAGCGCTACCGGCTGTCGCTGCTGCTGCTGGCGCTTGGTGCCGTCGTCTTCACCACTGTCGTGGTTGCCTTCGTCGGCTGGAAGATGGCGGGTCTGCCGATTGCGGCGGCGATCGCGCTCGGCGCCATCGTCGCGCCGCCGGATGCGGTGGCGGCAAGCGCTGTGCTCAGCCAGTTCAAGGTGCCGCACCGCATCACCGCCATCCTGCAGGGCGAGAGCCTGCTCAACGACGCCACCGCGCTGCTGATCTATCGCCTGGCGGTTTCGGCGGCGCTCGGCTCGATCATGCTGAGCAACGCCATTCCGACAATCCTGTTGTCGACCATAGGCAGCCTGATCGCCGGCTATGTGCTTGGCCGCTTCTCGCTGCTGACGCTCGCAAGGATTGAGGACGCGGCGAGCAGCACGGTGGTGCAATTCGCTGGAACTTTCGGGGTCTGGATCCTGGCGGACAGGTTGGGCCTTTCGGCCATCATCACCATCGTCGCCTACGCCATGACCCTCGCGCGCCGGGCGCCACGCCACATGTCGGCAAGGCGGCGCGTCAGCACCTATTCGGTCTGGGAGACGGCGGTGTTCGTGCTCAACGTGCTGGCTTTCGTGCTGATGGGCCTGCAGGCACGATCGATCGTCGGCCGGCTTTCGGGCGAAAGGCAAGGCCAAGCCTTTCTCTTTGCCGCCACGGTGCTGGTCGTCGTCATCGTGGCACGGCTCGTCTGGGTGGCGAGTTACGTTGCGATCATACGATGGTTTGCCCGCTTCGGTGGCGAAGACAGAAGGCGGGATGTGCCGACATTTGGCGGTGCCGTGCTCGTCGGCTGGTGCGGCATGCGGGGGCTGGTGACGCTGGTGGTGGCCATTGCCCTGCCGGCCGGCTTTCCCGGCCGCGACCCGATCGTGCTTGCCGCGTTCGCTGTGGTTCTGGGCACGCTGGTGCTGCAGGGGATGACGTTGAAGCCTTTGCTGCGGATACTCAATTTCGAGCGGGATACGACTGTTGATCGCGAGGTGGCACAGGCGCGCGTTGCCATCATGCAGGCCGCACTCGACGTGCTGAGCCGCAAGACGTCAGCCGCCGCGGCTGTCGTGCGCGAGCAGTACGAGGCCCAGCGTGTGATCGCGCAAAATCCGGAGGACGCACAGGCGGCAACCGAATACGACCGGCTGCGCCTCTACGCGATCAACCGCCAGCGCGACACGCTGGAGGAATTGCGCCGCAATGGCACAATCGGCGATGAAGCCTATCACCGGCTCGAGGAAGAGATCGACTGGGCGGAGCTGGCGGCATCGCCCGCCGGACGGTTCCAGCCGTTGACGACGTATTAGGACGGTTCACCGCCAGACCTGACCCACTTGTGTTCGCGAGAAACTCGCGGCGTTTTCAGGCGCGCGGAGGATACCGAAGTGGCGCGGAATCGGTGCATGATCGCGCAGCAGGGGCAGGGAGGCTTCTGGCACAAGCCGCTTCCATTCCCCTGCACATTGCAACCAATCCATTGAACCGCTACTGCCATCACCGAAAGTGAGCCGGATAAGCAATGAAGCTGGTCAGCTACAACATCCAGTACGGGTTCGGCAGCGACGGTCGCTATGATCTTTCGCGCGCGGCGCGGATCGTTGATGGCGCCGACATCATTGCGCTGCAGGAGGTCGAGCGGCACTGGCAGCGCAGCCATTTCGACGACCAGCCGGAGCTGCTGTCGCGCCTGCTGCCCGACTATCACTGGGTTTACGGGCCGGCCTTCGACATGGATGCCAGCGAGCGGCGCAACGGCCGCCTGGTCAACCGGCGCCGGCAGTTCGGCACCATGGTGCTGTCGAAACTGCCGATCGTCTGGTCGCGGCTGCATGCACTGCCGATGCGCCGCACGCTGCGGCCGCTCAACACCCGCAACGCGGCACTTGAATGCATGATCCGCACGCCTGCCGGCCCGGTGCGGGTACTGTCGCTGCATCTCGCGCATATCGCGGCCGACGAGCGGCTGGAGCAGATCGACTATCTGCTCGCCCAACACCGCCGCGCGCCGTCCGAGGGCGGACCGTGGAGCGGCACTGATGACGAGCCTTCGCGCAACTGGACCAGCGGCGAGACCGAGCCGGAAAATCCGCAGGCGGCGATCTGGATGGGCGATTTCAACATGGAGCCGGGCAGCGTCGAATATCGCCGCATCGTCGGCAACACGCCCTATCATCGGGGTGCTGCCTATCTCGACGGCTTCGTCGATGCCGCCGCGGTGGCGATTGAACCGGCTGATGCCTTCCACACCCATGAGAAGATCATCGACGGCAGACTGGCGAAGCGCCGGCTCGACCACTGTTTCGTAGGCGGCATGTTTGCCGGGCGGGTGCGCTCGGTCGGATCTGATATAGGCGAGGTGGCGTCCGACCACTTCCCGGTTCGGATCGATATCGATCTCGAGACGCCCTTCGGCTTGGGAGGTCGATAAGGCCGAAATGACGCTTTTCGTCTTCTTTGCGGTGCTTGCCGCCGCCGCCATGCATGCGATCTGGAACGCGCTGGTCAAGGTCCACCTCGACCGCTTCCTGTCGATCACGCTGATGACGCTCGGCATGGGCGCGGCCGCACTCGTGGTGCTGCCCTTTGTCGAGGTGCCGAAAGCGGAGGTGTGGCCTTACATCATCGCTTCGGTGATCTTCCACATGGGCTACCGCACCTTCCTGATCGGCGCCTACCAGGCCGGCGATTTCGCCCAGACCTATCCGCTGGCGCGCGGCACAGCGCCTTTGCTGGCGGCGATCGGCGGCATGTTCGTCGTCGCCGAAGTGCCGGCGCCGCTTGCCATTGTCGGCATACTGCTTTTGTCAGCCGGCACGCTGGTGATGTCGTTTCGCGGCGGCGCGCATCTGGAGAAGCTCAACCTGCGCGCGGTCGGCTTTGCCTTCGGCACCTCGGTGTTCATCGCCAGCTACACACTGTCCGACGGCAGCGGCGCGCGGCTGGCGGCAACGGCGCAGAGCTATGCCGCCTGGCTGTTTATCTGCGATGCGTTTGGGGCGCTGGTGCTGTGCCTCATCTTCCGCGGGCCCAAGGCGCTTCCGGTTCTGGCGCGTGACTGGAAGACCGGGCTGTTCACCGGCGTGCTCAGCGGTGCGGCCTACTGGATCGTGATGTGGGCGATGACCAAGGCGCCGATCGCCTCGGTGGCGTCGCTGCGCGAGACCTCGATCCTGTTCGCCATGCTGATCTCGGTCTATGCGCTCGGCGAGAAGATGACGGGCTGGCGCGGCGCCGCCGCGCTCAGCATTGTCGCCGGGGTTATTGCGCTCCGGCTTGGTTAGCTGCCTCTCAACCCAAAACGGTCATCACTTGGCCGCGCCGTTCAGGACTGAAGCGGATGACGACGATGATGCAGACGGCGACCACGCCGGCAAAAAGCGCCAGCGCATAGCCGTAGCTGCCTCCGGCGCTTTCCGCGATCCCAGCCTGATAGGGCCCGCCATAGGACGCGGCGAGATTGCCGGCCTGATAGATGAAGCCGGGCAAGGTGGCGCGCACCGCGCCGGGTGACAGTTCATTGAGGTGCACTGGGATGACGCCCCAGGCGCCCTGGACCGCGATCTGCATGACAAAGGC includes:
- a CDS encoding glutathione S-transferase family protein, with product MILIGQYDSPFVRRVGIALTLYGIAFEHRPWSAFGDADKIRPYNPLTRVPTLVLDNGEVLIESHLMLDYLDSLVPADRSMFPTTEPARHQALKVSALATGLGDKAVSLFYEKRLHEKVSDLWAGRCRTQIEAVLAVLEADRAERSTPYWFGDHIGHADIAVAAVLRFIGEAHPGLVSLTDFPALDAHATRMEALAVFQEISQAFIAPA
- a CDS encoding ABC transporter permease — its product is MTDLSFSDHAVAGKTAPPAEARSLRLPTQWLGVAPFFIFAIMFLILPTLYLMLGAFQNDAGEFTLENIVALAQPSIVAAYWISIKVSLASSLIGAFAGLAIAIAIVRGGLPDWIRSATLTFSGVASNFAGVPLAFAFLATLGRLGLATVILNTLFGLNIYAHGFNILSFWGLTLTYVYFQIPLMVVIIVPAIDGLKKEWGEAAATLGATMAQYWRMVVIPVIWPSFLGTVILLFANAFGAIATAYALTGSSLNIVPILLYAQIRGDVLHNAHLGYAIAFGMILITGLANVFYIWFRTRSERWLK
- a CDS encoding ABC transporter permease, whose translation is MKAGRFWAWVVFALGAAYFFIPLIATVEFSMRMRRGAYSFDAYKVVLGDARFQATFGYSVLAAVFTIILGVLIVVPAAYWIRLRLPQLRPIVEFITLLPLVIPAIVIVFGYIRMYGSNSPLPFLATDTGTNTLLVIGYATLSLPYMYRAVDTGLRTIDVRTLTEAAQILGAGWSTIITRVILPNVLIAVLSGAFLTFAIVIGEFTMASLLNRPAFGPYLQNIGANRAYEPAALAIIAFAITWGCMSLIQILSRFAPKSANRPN
- a CDS encoding EamA family transporter, with translation MTLFVFFAVLAAAAMHAIWNALVKVHLDRFLSITLMTLGMGAAALVVLPFVEVPKAEVWPYIIASVIFHMGYRTFLIGAYQAGDFAQTYPLARGTAPLLAAIGGMFVVAEVPAPLAIVGILLLSAGTLVMSFRGGAHLEKLNLRAVGFAFGTSVFIASYTLSDGSGARLAATAQSYAAWLFICDAFGALVLCLIFRGPKALPVLARDWKTGLFTGVLSGAAYWIVMWAMTKAPIASVASLRETSILFAMLISVYALGEKMTGWRGAAALSIVAGVIALRLG
- a CDS encoding ABC transporter substrate-binding protein, which codes for MFKFTGKVLSLSAATLMVSSVISSAASLDDLVKAAKAEGQLTTIALPHDWCGYGDVIAGFKAKYPEITINELNPDAGSGDEVEAIKANKDNKGPQAPDVIDVGLSFGPSAKKDGLIQAYKVSTWDSIPDSAKDADGFWTGDYYGVLSFQVNKDLVKVSPTDWADLLKPEFANSVALAGDPRASNQAIQAVYAAGLSSGAAAGEAAGTAGLDFFKKLNAAGNFVPVIGKAATLAQGQTPILVTWDYNALAGRDTLKGNPPVDVVVPKTGVVAGVYVQAISAYAPHPNAAKLWLEYLYSDEGQIAWLKGYCHPIRFNDLAKNGKIPADVLAKLPPAESYAAAVFPTLDEQGKAKEAITKNWDAVVGANVK
- a CDS encoding ClpX C4-type zinc finger protein, with the protein product MKGARHGIEAWGTEPELLVLWETPGRRVAIAGPEAFICNECVQLCVGIVATEHPNWLQQHR
- a CDS encoding ABC transporter ATP-binding protein; translation: MADPFLSIQHVRKSFGATTVVEDFNLDVERGEFVSFLGPSGCGKTTVLRMVAGFEEPSAGKIVVGGKDITRLKPNQRNVGMVFQAYALFPNLTVAQNIGFGLKVAGMPKADIDARVAEMLGIIKLPQMADRYPYQLSGGQQQRIALARAIAPKPKLLLLDEPLSALDAKVRVSLREEIRSIQKKLGITTIFVTHDQEEALSISDRIAVMYGGKAEQVGTPFEIYNRPATKFVANFVGTLNVLEGKVTDAAAGTVQVNTQEVSLKGKLNGSKSGDTLSLALRPEAISLGRQPGRDSSLTGEISEVHFLGSVIRVRVGIGGNTVSLDTFNSPATPPPAVGEKAEISFSSGDMLVLH
- a CDS encoding cation:proton antiporter, encoding MALFELTLVLLLTAVALTALSRQLEIPYPSLLALAGAGIAFVPGAPMIEIDPELALALFIAPVLLDAAYDTSLRDLKRYRLSLLLLALGAVVFTTVVVAFVGWKMAGLPIAAAIALGAIVAPPDAVAASAVLSQFKVPHRITAILQGESLLNDATALLIYRLAVSAALGSIMLSNAIPTILLSTIGSLIAGYVLGRFSLLTLARIEDAASSTVVQFAGTFGVWILADRLGLSAIITIVAYAMTLARRAPRHMSARRRVSTYSVWETAVFVLNVLAFVLMGLQARSIVGRLSGERQGQAFLFAATVLVVVIVARLVWVASYVAIIRWFARFGGEDRRRDVPTFGGAVLVGWCGMRGLVTLVVAIALPAGFPGRDPIVLAAFAVVLGTLVLQGMTLKPLLRILNFERDTTVDREVAQARVAIMQAALDVLSRKTSAAAAVVREQYEAQRVIAQNPEDAQAATEYDRLRLYAINRQRDTLEELRRNGTIGDEAYHRLEEEIDWAELAASPAGRFQPLTTY
- a CDS encoding endonuclease/exonuclease/phosphatase family protein, whose translation is MKLVSYNIQYGFGSDGRYDLSRAARIVDGADIIALQEVERHWQRSHFDDQPELLSRLLPDYHWVYGPAFDMDASERRNGRLVNRRRQFGTMVLSKLPIVWSRLHALPMRRTLRPLNTRNAALECMIRTPAGPVRVLSLHLAHIAADERLEQIDYLLAQHRRAPSEGGPWSGTDDEPSRNWTSGETEPENPQAAIWMGDFNMEPGSVEYRRIVGNTPYHRGAAYLDGFVDAAAVAIEPADAFHTHEKIIDGRLAKRRLDHCFVGGMFAGRVRSVGSDIGEVASDHFPVRIDIDLETPFGLGGR